The following nucleotide sequence is from Herpetosiphonaceae bacterium.
GAAAGTACAACGGCTTAGGCGGCAAGCTCGACCGGGGCGAGTCGGTGAGCGACTGTATGAAGCGCGAGGTGTGGGAAGAGTCGGGGCTGCACGTCGAGGCGATGGTGCTGCGCGGCACGATTAGCTGGCCCGGCTTCGGCAAGCGCGGAGAGGACTGGTTCGGCTTTATCTTTCGCATCGACGGCTGGAGCGGCACGCCGCACGCGGGCAACCACGAGGGCACACTGGAGTGGGTTGAGCGCGATGTGCTGCT
It contains:
- a CDS encoding 8-oxo-dGTP diphosphatase, with amino-acid sequence MSYTPILATLGYIVSPDRQRVLMVHRNKRLDDIHYGKYNGLGGKLDRGESVSDCMKREVWEESGLHVEAMVLRGTISWPGFGKRGEDWFGFIFRIDGWSGTPHAGNHEGTLEWVERDVLLDLPLWESDRLFLPMVFDDSPAVFHGVMPYENGQMVGWSYERF